A window of Terriglobales bacterium genomic DNA:
ACGTACTCGCCCCGCGGCATCTGCTTCGGCTGTGGTCCGGCCAACGAAAAAGGACTGCGCATTCGCAGCTTCGTCGGGGAGAAAACCGGCGAGGTCGTCGCCGAGTGGACGCCTGAGCCGCATCACCAGGCGTTTCCCGGCATGCTCAACGGTGGCATCATCGGGTCGCTGCTCGACTGCCACTCCAACTGGACCGCTGCCTGGTACCTGATGCGGCAAGCGGGCGCCTCCAGTCCTCCATGCACCGTCACCGCCGACTACGCCATCCGCCTGCTGCGCCCCACGCCCGTCGATGGTCCGGTGTGCCTG
This region includes:
- a CDS encoding PaaI family thioesterase; the protein is MNQSTLYNRPMEKSLQETYSPRGICFGCGPANEKGLRIRSFVGEKTGEVVAEWTPEPHHQAFPGMLNGGIIGSLLDCHSNWTAAWYLMRQAGASSPPCTVTADYAIRLLRPTPVDGPVCL